In the Solanum pennellii chromosome 5, SPENNV200 genome, one interval contains:
- the LOC107018975 gene encoding laccase-12-like, which yields MEALKSIAKPLCYFLFLCILLLFADAASAKTHYHDFVIQATPVKRLCKTHNTITVNGQFPGPTLEVNNGDTLVVKVVNRARYNVTIHWHGVRQMRSAWADGPEFITQCPIRPGKSYTYRFTIQGQEGTLWWHAHSSWLRATVYGALIIHPKEGGNYPFPKPRRETPILLGEWWDANPIDVVREATRTGAAPNVSDAYTINGQPGDLYKCSSQDTTIVHTDSGETNLLRVINAGMNQELFFTVANHKFTVVGADASYVKPFTTSVLMLGPGQTTDVLIKADQPPSRYYMAARAYASAQGAPFDNTTTTAILEYKTSSCSSNCVKTNPVFPSLPAYNDTATATAFTTKFRSPKRVEVPKEIDENLFFTVGLGLNNCPRGARSRNCQGPNGTRFTASMNNVSFVLPSNFSLLQAHHNGIPGVFSTDFPAVPPVKFDYTGNVSRSLWQPIRGTKLYKLKYGARVQVVLQGTNISTAENHPIHLHGYDFYIIAEGFGNFNPKRDTSKFNLVDPPLRNTGSVPVNGWAVIRFVADNPGVWLMHCHLDVHITWGLAMAFLVENGVSQLESLEAPPVDLPVC from the exons atggAGGCTTTGAAGAGCATTGCCAAACCTTTGTGTTATTTCTTGTTTCTGTGCATTTTGCTTCTCTTTGCAGATGCAGCATCTGCGAAAACGCATTACCATGATTTTGTG ATTCAAGCAACACCAGTGAAGAGGCTGTGCAAAACCCACAACACCATAACGGTGAATGGACAATTCCCTGGACCAACATTAGAAGTAAACAACGGGGATACTCTAGTTGTCAAAGTTGTCAATCGAGCTCGATATAATGTCACCATTCACTG GCATGGGGTTAGACAAATGAGGTCAGCATGGGCAGACGGACCAGAATTTATCACTCAGTGCCCAATTAGACCAGGAAAGAGTTACACTTACCGGTTCACAATTCAAGGACAAGAAGGGACACTTTGGTGGCATGCCCACAGCTCATGGCTCAGGGCTACTGTTTATGGAGCTCTAATTATTCACCCAAAAGAAGGAGGAAACTATCCATTTCCTAAGCCCAGAAGAGAAACACCTATTCTGCTTG GTGAGTGGTGGGATGCAAACCCAATCGATGTTGTAAGAGAGGCTACAAGAACTGGAGCAGCCCCTAATGTATCAGATGCTTACACCATCAATGGTCAACCAGGTGACCTCTACAAGTGTTCCAGTCAAG ATACCACCATAGTTCATACGGACTCTGGCGAAACCAACCTCCTTCGAGTTATCAATGCTGGTATGAACCAGGAGCTTTTCTTTACTGTGGCAAACCACAAGTTTACTGTTGTTGGAGCAGATGCCTCATATGTTAAACCCTTCACTACATCAGTCCTTATGCTCGGACCAGGCCAGACAACTGATGTCCTTATCAAAGCTGACCAGCCACCAAGCAGATACTACATGGCAGCACGTGCCTACGCAAGTGCTCAAGGCGCCCCCTTTGATAATACCACAACAACAGCCATCCTCGAGTACAAGACATCTTCTTGTTCTTCCAATTGTGTCAAGACCAATCCAGTTTTCCCATCTCTACCAGCATATAATGACACAGCCACTGCTACAGCCTTCACAACAAAATTTAGAAGCCCAAAAAGAGTCGAGGTACCCAAAGAAATCGACGAAAATCTATTCTTCACTGTTGGGCTAGGACTCAACAATTGTCCAAGAGGTGCACGCTCTAGAAACTGTCAAGGTCCAAATGGAACTCGATTCACTGCCAGTATGAACAATGTGTCTTTTGTGCTACCATCCAATTTTTCCCTGCTACAAGCACATCACAATGGCATTCCTGGTGTTTTCTCAACTGACTTCCCAGCTGTGCCACCTGTAAAATTTGATTATACTGGCAATGTAAGCCGGTCTTTATGGCAACCTATTCGAGGAACTAAGCTGTACAAGCTGAAATATGGGGCAAGAGTGCAAGTTGTGTTACAGGGGACTAATATCTCCACAGCTGAGAACCACCCAATTCACCTTCACGGATATGATTTCTACATCATTGCAGAGGGCTTCGGTAACTTTAATCCAAAAAGAGATACATCTAAATTCAACCTTGTTGATCCACCACTTAGAAACACAGGCAGTGTGCCAGTTAACGGATGGGCAGTCATTAGATTTGTCGCCGACAATCCAG GAGTGTGGCTAATGCACTGTCACTTGGACGTTCACATTACCTGGGGTTTGGCCATGGCGTTCCTTGTTGAAAACGGAGTCAGTCAATTGGAATCATTGGAAGCTCCACCAGTAGATCTGCCTGTCTGCTGA
- the LOC107019108 gene encoding laccase-12-like isoform X2 has protein sequence MKPFNPLSSLCFVCILLLFANAESAKIHYHDFVVQATLVKRLCEIHNIITVNGKFPGPTLEVNNGDTLVVNVVNRARYNVTIHWHGVRQMRTGWADGPEFITQCPIRPGKSYTYRFTIQGQEGTLWWHAHSSWLRATVYGALIINPKEGEFYPFPKPKRETPILLGEWWNTNPIDVVRQATRTGAAPNISDAYTINSQPGDLYKCSSQDTTIVHVDSGEINLLRVINAALNQQLFFAVANHKLTVVGADATYVKPFTTSVLMLGPGQTTDVLIKADQQPARYYMAARAYASAQGAPFDDTTTTAILEYNTASCSTNCVKTKPVFPSLPAYNDTSTATAFSTKFRSPRRVEVPKEIDENLFFTVGLGLENCPRGAPSSYCQGPSGTRFTASMNNVSFTLPSNNSLLQAHYQGISGVFSTDFPAVPPVKFDYTGNVSRSLWQPIRGTKLYKLKYGAKVQVVLQGTSIFSAENHPMHLHGYDFYIIAEGFGNFNPKTDTFKFNLIDPPLRNTASVPVNGWTVIRFIANNPGVWLMHCHLDVHITWGLAMAFLVENGVCESESLEPPPLDLPVC, from the exons atgAAGCCCTTCAACCCTTTAAGTTCTTTATGTTTTGTATGCATTTTGCTTCTCTTTGCAAATGCAGAGTCTGCGAAAATTCATTACCATGATTTTGTG GTTCAAGCAACACTAGTAAAGAGGCTGTGTGAAATCCACAACATCATCacggtgaatgggaaattcccTGGACCGACATTGGAAGTAAACAACGGGGATACTCTGGTGGTTAACGTTGTCAATAGAGCTAGATATAATGTTACTATTCACTG GCACGGGGTTAGGCAAATGAGAACAGGATGGGCAGATGGGCCAGAATTTATCACTCAGTGCCCCATTAGACCAGGAAAGAGTTACACTTACCGGTTTACTATTCAAGGACAAGAAGGGACTCTTTGGTGGCACGCCCACAGCTCGTGGCTTAGGGCTACTGTTTATGGAGCTTTAATCATCAATCCAAAAGAAGGAGAATTCTATCCATTTCCAAAGCCCAAAAGAGAAACACCAATTCTGCTCG GTGAGTGGTGGAATACGAACCCTATTGACGTTGTAAGACAAGCAACAAGAACAGGAGCAGCTCCTAATATATCTGATGCATACACCATCAATTCTCAACCAGGTGACCTCTACAAGTGTTCTAGTCAAG ATACCACCATAGTTCATGTGGACTCTGGTGAAATCAACCTCCTTCGAGTTATCAACGCTGCACTGAACCAGCAGCTTTTCTTTGCTGTGGCCAATCACAAACTTACTGTCGTTGGAGCAGATGCCACTTATGTTAAACCCTTCACAACATCAGTCCTTATGCTCGGACCAGGCCAGACAACTGATGTCCTGATCAAAGCTGATCAACAACCAGCTCGATATTACATGGCAGCACGTGCCTATGCTAGTGCTCAAGGCGCCCCTTTTGATGATACCACAACCACAGCCATCCTCGAGTACAACACAGCTTCTTGTTCTACGAACTGTGTCAAGACCAAACCGGTTTTCCCATCTTTACCAGCATATAATGACACATCCACTGCCACAGCTTTCTCAACCAAATTCAGAAGCCCAAGAAGGGTCGAGGTTCCCAAGGAAATCGATGAAAATCTGTTCTTCACAGTTGGGCTGGGACTCGAGAACTGCCCAAGAGGTGCACCCTCCAGTTACTGTCAAGGTCCAAGTGGAACTCGATTCACTGCGAGTATGAACAATGTATCTTTTACGCTACCATCCAATAATTCCCTGCTACAAGCACATTACCAAGGCATATCTGGTGTTTTCTCAACTGATTTCCCAGCTGTACCACCTGTAAAATTTGATTATACTGGCAACGTAAGCCGGTCTTTATGGCAACCTATTCGAGGAACTAAGCTGTACAAACTGAAATATGGAGCAAAAGTGCAAGTTGTGTTACAGGGGACTAGTATCTTTTCAGCTGAAAACCATCCAATGCATCTTCACGGATATGATTTCTACATCATTGCAGAAGGTTTTGGTAACTTCAATCCAAAAACAGACACATTTAAATTCAACCTTATTGATCCACCTCTTAGAAATACAGCAAGTGTACCCGTTAACGGATGGACAGTCATTAGATTTATCGCGAACAATCCAG GAGTGTGGCTAATGCACTGTCATTTGGATGTTCACATTACATGGGGTTTAGCCATGGCGTTCCTCGTGGAAAACGGAGTTTGTGAATCAGAATCATTGGAACCTCCTCCACTAGATTTGCCTGTCTGTTGA
- the LOC107020781 gene encoding probably inactive leucine-rich repeat receptor-like protein kinase IMK2 codes for MENQDQVQDFTCFYQYSFGVFKFIIQDRDMGCVKKIPFVQILLFLQLMICGAQLALGQVWDGVVISEANYQALEALKHELIDPKGYLSSWNDSGYGACSGTWIGIKCAQGQVIVIQLPLKGFGGRITESIGQFQALRKLSFHDNEIGGSVPSSLGFLPNLRGLQLYNNRFSGSIPGSLGLCPVLQTLELSNNSLSGAIPDSLVNSSKLYRLNLSYNLLSGSIPVSITQSRSLVFIDLKYNNLTGSIPDSWGGNGDRQFKLESLTLDHNSLSGGIPVSIGKLSELLEISFSHNRIVGVIPNDIGRLSVVRTLDFSYNEINGSLPESITNLSSLMVLNLESNNLDGEIPLDVKRLQKLSFLNLRNNRFRGDIPAAIGDISGLVEIDLSLNNLTGEIPESVSELPNLSSFNVSYNSLSGPVPTYLAKKFNSSVFVGNVQLCGYNTSNPCPVTPSPVTRGRKRSIKDIILVVIGCLIIVLFLLCCILLCCLIKKRGEAKKPKDVKGVPPTAGEVEAAGGDNGGKLVHFGGGMMFSADDLLCATADILGKSTYGTVYRATLEDGSQVAVKRMREKITKVHREFEKEVNVLGKIRHPNLLAIRAYYLGTKGEKLLIFDYMPKGSLSNFLHARGPDTPIDWQTRMRIAKGTTRGLLYLHTNVNIIHGNLTSSNVLLDENTDAIVSDYGLSRLVTAAANSNVVATAGALGYRAPELNKLKKANVKTDVYSLGVIILELLTGKSPGEAVNGVDLPRKVASIVKEEGTKEVFDLELMKDASIIGDELLVTLKLALHCVDPSPSARPELQQVLQQLEDIRRETPTAGPSTSY; via the exons atggaaaatcaaGACCAAGTTCAAGATTTTACCTGTTTTTACCAGTACTCATTTGGGGTTTTCAAGTTTATAATCCAAGATAGAGATATGGGGTGTGTTAAAAAGATACCCTTTGTCCAGATTTTGTTGTTCTTGCAGCTGATGATTTGTGGAGCTCAGTTAGCTTTAGGTCAAGTTTGGGATGGTGTAGTTATCAGTGAGGCAAATTATCAAGCACTTGAGGCACTTAAACATGAGTTAATTGATCCTAAAGGGTATTTAAGTAGCTGGAATGATAGTGGTTATGGTGCTTGTTCTGGTACTTGGATTGGGATAAAATGTGCTCAAGGACAAGTTATTGTTATTCAGCTTCCATTAAAAGGATTTGGGGGAAGAATTACTGAAAGTATTGGTCAATTTCAAGCACTAAGAAAACTTAGTTTTCATGATAATGAAATTGGTGGTTCAGTCCCTTCATCTTTGGGTTTTTTACCCAATCTAAGAGGTTTACAATTGTACAATAACAGGTTTTCTGGTTCTATTCCTGGTTCACTTGGTTTATGTCCAGTTCTACAAACACTTGAACTTAGTAACAATTCTTTATCTGGTGCAATCCCTGATAGTCTTGTGAATTCATCTAAGCTTTATAGGCTTAATCTTAGTTACAATTTATTGTCTGGTTCGATTCCTGTTAGTATAACTCAATCGCGCTCTCTAGTCTTTATTGACTTGAAATATAACAACTTGACAGGTTCTATTCCGGATTCTTGGGGTGGAAATGGAGATAGACAGTTTAAATTAGAGTCGTTGACGCTTGATCATAACTCTTTGTCTGGTGGAATTCCTGTTTCTATTGGGAAGTTGAGTGAACTTCTTGAGATTTCGTTTAGTCATAATCGTATTGTTGGTGTCATCCCTAATGATATTGGAAGGCTTAGTGTGGTTAGgactcttgatttttcttataatgAGATTAATGGTAGTTTGCCAGAAAGTATAACTAATTTGTCCTCCCTCATGGTTCTCAACTTGGAAAGTAACAATCTTGATGGTGAAATCCCATTAGATGTAAAGAGATTGCAAAAGTTGTCGTTTCTCAACCTGAGGAACAACCGGTTTAGGGGTGATATTCCAGCTGCTATCGGGGACATTTCTGGTCTAGTCGAGATAGATTTGTCTCTCAACAATCTAACCGGAGAAATCCCAGAGTCTGTTAGTGAGTTACCTAATCTTAGTTCCTTTAATGTTTCATATAACTCTCTGTCTGGTCCTGTTCCTACTTATCTTGCTAAGAAATTCAATTCAAGTGTTTTTGTGGGTAATGTTCAGCTATGTGGCTATAATACTTCGAATCCATGTCCTGTAACGCCTTCTCCAGTTACACGAGGTAGAAAACGAAGTATTAAAGACATTATTCTCGTAGTAATAGGGTGTCTTATAATAGTCTTGTTTCTACTCTGTTGCATTCTCCTCTGCTGTTTGATCAAGAAAAGAGGTGAAGCCAAAAAACCAAAAGATGTAAAGGGTGTTCCTCCAACTGCCGGAGAAGTTGAGGCAGCAGGAGGGGATAACGGAGGAAAACTTGTCCATTTTGGTGGAGGTATGATGTTCAGTGCAGATGATCTTCTATGTGCTACTGCAGATATATTGGGAAAGAGTACTTACGGTACGGTGTATAGGGCTACGTTAGAAGATGGAAGTCAAGTTGCAGTGAAAAGAATGAGAGAGAAGATCACGAAAGTTCACAGGGAATTCGAGAAAGAAGTCAACGTTCTTGGAAAGATAAGGCATCCGAATCTTCTGGCTATTAGGGCTTATTACTTGGGGACGAAAGGGGAGAAGCTTCTTATTTTCGACTACATGCCTAAAGGAAGTCTCTCAAATTTTCTTCATG CTCGTGGACCGGATACACCAATTGATTGGCAAACAAGGATGAGAATAGCAAAAGGGACAACGAGGGGATTGCTGTACCTTCATACTAATGTCAACATCATTCATGGGAATCTTACGTCGAGCAATGTACTACTTGATGAAAACACTGATGCAATAGTTTCAGATTATGGTCTTTCACGCCTTGTAACTGCTGCTGCAAATTCAAATGTTGTAGCCACAGCAGGGGCACTTGGTTATCGCGCACCTGAACTTAATAAGCTCAAGAAAGCCAATGTGAAGACGGATGTCTACAGCCTCGGAGTCATCATACTTGAACTCCTAACTGGAAAGTCTCCAGGCGAGGCAGTGAATGGTGTAGATTTGCCTAGAAAGGTGGCGTCAATTGTGAAAGAGGAGGGAACAAAAGAGGTATTCGATTTGGAACTAATGAAGGATGCATCCATAATTGGTGATGAATTGTTAGTTACACTTAAATTGGCTTTGCACTGTGTTGATCCCTCGCCATCAGCTCGACCAGAACTTCAGCAAGTTCTCCAGCAACTGGAAGACATTAGGCGTGAAACGCCAACTGCAGGTCCCTCGACAAGTTACTAG